One Littorina saxatilis isolate snail1 linkage group LG1, US_GU_Lsax_2.0, whole genome shotgun sequence genomic window carries:
- the LOC138968916 gene encoding cAMP-regulated D2 protein-like, with protein sequence MTTRDAKVFTIALLVTLAFATRTWAQEGPVVTTKYGKIAGLYADSAAIFYGVPFASPPVGPLRWENPLEPKGWGSEIYRATSVKPACPQYNCEHLSPPLVCPKKTSEDCLYLDIFTPKAAAQNSSGWPVLVYIHGGNFVHMTGSSPLYDGRRMAGTRNVILVNINYRMGALGFLVTGETSNDARGNYGILDQQQAMKWVQENIQNFGGDTSRITLFGQSAGAQSTLIHMTLPSSDPYFRNAIIESTPIAIPYKRFPEAILLGGLFAGLLGCQPGDMNCLRSKTASEIAFASSQTRSKVSSLKLLEFFEPWGPFVDGDLIKGEPLPLIQSGQVSQKPLIIGHTSEETVLYIFSAWNSSVDNLKYAEVVAGTYPGHALKILYMYPPSYPDDERNEMVKMSTDLVFVCPTRNATRILRSQGLNNMWVYVWDHAFSFQGWGPITFCEGRVCHGSEIVYLFDSEWTGNYTFTAAEKVLSEQIMDFWTNFAKTGDPNDPGEDFNRGKGAGRILSAAPKWPVYDEQGDWPSFRFQTPASSIDKNFHGPYCDFWDTVGYAA encoded by the exons ATGACAACTCGTGATGCAAAGGTGTTCACGATAGCTCTGCTGGTAACCCTCGCTTTTGCCACAAGAACATGGGCCCAAGAGGGACCTGTGGTGACTACAAAGTACGGCAAAATTGCTGGACTTTATGCTGACTCTGCAGCCATCTTTTATGGAGTCCCTTTCGCCAGTCCACCCGTTGGACCATTAAG ATGGGAGAATCCACTGGAGCCCAAGGGGTGGGGTAGCGAGATATACCGCGCCACGTCTGTCAAACCTGCCTGCCCCCAGTACAACTGTGAACACCTCAGTCCACCCCTCGTCTGCCCCAAAAAG ACCTCCGAAGACTGTCTGTATCTGGACATCTTCACGCCGAAGGCAGCTGCCCAGAACTCCAGCGGCTGGCCAGTGTTGGTCTACATACATGGAGGAAACTTCGTCCACATGACTGGTTCTTCTCCGCTCTACGATGGACGACGGATGGCTGGCACCAGGAACGTCATCCTGGTCAATATCAACTACCGTATGG GGGCCTTGGGCTTCTTAGTGACAGGGGAGACAAGCAATGACGCGAGAGGTAACTACGGAATTCTGGACCAACAGCAAGCTATGAAATGGGTGCAGGAAAACATCCAGAACTTCGGAGGCGATACTTCTAGG ATCACGCTGTTCGGACAAAGTGCAGGCGCCCAATCAACGTTGATCCACATGACCTTGCCCAGCAGCGACCCCTACTTCCGGAACGCTATCATTGAGAGCACGCCAATCGCCATTCCCTACAAGCGATTCCCTGAGGCCATTCTTCTGGGAGGACTCTTTGCTG GTTTGCTGGGCTGTCAGCCGGGGGACATGAACTGCCTTCGGTCCAAGACAGCGAGTGAGATAGCTTTTGCTTCCAGCCAAACCCGGAGCAAA GTATCGTCCCTCAAACTATTGGAGTTCTTCGAGCCCTGGGGACCCTTCGTGGACGGTGACCTCATCAAGGGCGAGCCCCTCCCCCTCATCCAGTCTGGCCAGGTCAGCCAGAAGCCTCTCATCATCGGCCACACCTCCGAGGAGACCGTCCTCTACATCTTCTCCGCCTGGAACAGTTCCGTGGACAACCTCAAGTACGCCGAGGTTGTCGCGGGCACCTACCCGGGCCACGCGCTGAAGATCCTGTACATGTACCCGCCCAGCTACCCGGACGACGAGAGGAACGAGATGGTCAAGATGAGCACGGACTTGGTCTTTGTTTGTCCTACCCGTAATGCCACCCGGATTTTGAG ATCCCAAGGCCTGAACAACATGTGGGTGTACGTATGGGACCACGCTTTCTCCTTCCAAGGCTGGGGACCCATCACTTTCTGCGAGGGACGGGTGTGTCACGGCTCCGAGATCGTCTACCTTTTCGACTCCGAGTGGACAGGAAACTACACTTTTACGGCAGCCGAGAAGGTCCTCAGCGAACAGATCATGGACTTCTGGACCAATTTCGCCAAGACGGGCGACCCGAACGACCCTGGAGAAGACTTCAACAGAGGAAAGGGTGCTGGAAGGATCCTGTCGGCAGCGCCAAAGTGGCCGGTTTACGATGAACAAGGGGACTGGCCCTCGTTTCGATTTCAGACTCCCGCTAGCAGTATCGACAAGAATTTTCATGGACCGTATTGTGATTTCTGGGACACTGTAGGATACGCGGCTTAG